Proteins encoded in a region of the Bacillus marinisedimentorum genome:
- the galU gene encoding UTP--glucose-1-phosphate uridylyltransferase GalU, which produces MKVKKAVIPAAGLGTRFLPATKAQPKEMLPIVDKPTIQYIIEEAVQSGIEDIIIVTGRGKRAIEDHFDKSLLLEESLEAKGKDKELKEIRDIADIADIHYIRQKEPKGLGHAIYCARKFIGNEPFAVMLGDDIVVSEEPCLKQLLNQFEEKESSIIGVQEVNKEDVSKYGVISYDKENVANRTYRVTGLVEKPPEEEAPSNLAIMGRYVLTPEIFGILENTPPGRGGEIQLTDALQELNKEQNIYGYLFEGKRYDIGNKYGFVQATIEFALMRDDLRDPLKNWLKSTVL; this is translated from the coding sequence ATGAAAGTAAAAAAGGCAGTAATCCCAGCAGCAGGGCTTGGAACAAGGTTTTTACCAGCTACGAAAGCACAGCCAAAAGAAATGCTACCAATAGTAGATAAACCTACAATACAGTATATAATAGAAGAGGCTGTTCAGTCAGGAATCGAAGATATTATTATTGTTACAGGAAGAGGAAAAAGAGCTATTGAAGACCATTTTGATAAATCCCTGTTATTAGAAGAAAGCCTGGAAGCCAAAGGGAAAGATAAAGAATTGAAGGAAATCAGAGATATTGCGGATATTGCAGATATTCATTATATCAGGCAAAAAGAGCCGAAGGGTTTAGGACATGCTATTTATTGTGCCCGAAAGTTTATCGGTAATGAGCCGTTTGCTGTTATGTTAGGTGATGATATCGTGGTTTCGGAAGAACCCTGCCTAAAGCAGCTATTGAATCAGTTTGAGGAAAAAGAATCCTCTATCATTGGAGTTCAGGAAGTAAATAAAGAGGATGTATCAAAGTACGGGGTCATCAGTTATGATAAAGAGAATGTAGCAAACAGAACATATCGTGTTACCGGTCTGGTTGAGAAACCACCAGAAGAAGAAGCTCCTTCCAACTTAGCAATTATGGGGAGGTATGTGTTAACTCCTGAAATTTTTGGGATATTAGAAAACACACCGCCAGGCAGAGGGGGAGAAATTCAATTGACAGATGCATTACAGGAGTTAAATAAAGAGCAAAATATTTATGGTTATTTATTCGAGGGAAAAAGATATGACATTGGAAATAAATATGGCTTTGTCCAGGCGACGATTGAATTTGCATTAATGAGAGACGATTTAAGGGATCCTTTAAAAAATTGGCTTAAATCAACTGTTTTATAA
- a CDS encoding glycosyltransferase family 2 protein produces MTILSIILWVLIGLTLYVYVGYPILLTLFSSLFKKSINDSPDYTPKVTYFIAAYNEEKVIGQKLANSVQLDYPADKLEIIVVSDDSSDRTNEIVESFVTRYPYVKLNVVKGRQGKTAALNHSVPSAKGDILVFSDANSMYKKDALRQLVKHFNDNQIGGVCGELKLINPTSSSIGESEGAYWKYEKFLKTIETRTGSTIVANGSIYAIRKQNFREMNINVGDDMQNPLIIIGQKKRFIYEPNAVTVEETSPDAKEEFGRKVRIVTRSFTGLLHYKKMLNLFTRPGFFVKYMSHKVLRWLVPYYLILIFVINIFLLGDFIYDLLMVAQVLFYALAVAGIKYKSKITYIPYYFCLVNYAALRGTLRAIMGKKQATWKPTQR; encoded by the coding sequence ATGACTATTCTCAGTATTATACTATGGGTTCTTATAGGGTTAACCCTGTATGTATATGTTGGCTATCCAATACTATTAACTCTATTTTCTTCGTTATTTAAAAAATCAATTAATGATTCCCCGGATTATACTCCAAAGGTAACCTACTTCATTGCAGCTTATAATGAAGAGAAGGTTATCGGGCAAAAATTGGCAAACAGTGTCCAACTTGATTATCCAGCAGATAAACTGGAAATAATTGTGGTTTCGGATGATTCATCGGATCGAACAAATGAGATTGTTGAATCCTTTGTAACCAGATATCCGTACGTCAAGTTAAATGTAGTAAAAGGAAGGCAAGGAAAAACAGCCGCTCTCAACCATTCTGTGCCTTCAGCAAAAGGTGATATACTTGTATTCTCTGATGCTAACTCAATGTATAAAAAGGATGCTTTGCGGCAGCTTGTGAAGCATTTTAATGATAATCAAATTGGTGGAGTATGCGGAGAGCTGAAGCTGATCAACCCGACTAGTTCTTCAATAGGAGAATCGGAGGGAGCTTACTGGAAATACGAAAAATTCTTAAAAACTATTGAAACAAGAACCGGTTCTACAATAGTTGCTAATGGTTCAATCTATGCTATAAGGAAGCAAAACTTCCGAGAAATGAATATTAACGTTGGAGACGATATGCAAAACCCGTTGATAATTATCGGCCAAAAGAAAAGATTTATATATGAACCAAATGCTGTAACAGTAGAAGAAACTTCTCCTGATGCAAAAGAAGAATTCGGTCGAAAGGTCCGCATTGTCACACGCAGTTTCACGGGTCTACTACATTACAAGAAAATGTTGAATCTATTTACACGGCCTGGTTTTTTCGTGAAGTATATGTCTCATAAAGTGTTAAGGTGGCTTGTTCCTTATTATCTAATTTTAATTTTTGTTATTAATATTTTTTTACTAGGAGATTTTATTTACGACCTTCTAATGGTTGCCCAGGTTCTTTTTTATGCTCTTGCAGTAGCAGGAATTAAGTATAAGTCCAAGATTACCTATATTCCCTATTACTTCTGTCTTGTTAACTATGCGGCATTACGAGGTACGTTAAGGGCGATAATGGGTAAAAAACAGGCAACATGGAAACCTACTCAACGATAA